In a genomic window of Candidatus Hydrogenedentota bacterium:
- a CDS encoding DUF302 domain-containing protein, producing the protein MLYVKESEKNLEDVCKRLEAAAQANNFGVLAVHDLKERMKAKGVSFDAACRIFEVCNPVKAKAVLETNMSIANALPCRICVYEEHGKVKVSTLKPTELIALFNSPSLQGVAREVEEALIRIIDESV; encoded by the coding sequence ATGCTGTACGTGAAGGAAAGTGAGAAGAATCTCGAAGATGTATGCAAGCGACTTGAGGCCGCTGCGCAAGCCAACAACTTCGGTGTACTTGCCGTTCATGATCTCAAAGAGAGGATGAAAGCCAAAGGGGTGAGTTTCGATGCGGCATGTCGGATTTTTGAGGTCTGCAATCCAGTCAAAGCCAAGGCTGTGCTGGAGACGAATATGTCCATAGCCAATGCCTTGCCATGCCGCATCTGCGTTTATGAAGAACATGGGAAGGTAAAGGTCAGCACGCTCAAACCAACCGAACTTATCGCCCTGTTCAATTCGCCGTCACTCCAGGGAGTCGCTCGCGAAGTCGAGGAGGCACTGATTAGGATTATTGACGAGTCGGTGTAG
- a CDS encoding metalloregulator ArsR/SmtB family transcription factor, whose product MRDFLNITKALADESRVRVLMFLRSGELCVCQIIEMLGLAPSTVSKHMAILVQAGLVERRKNGKWHYYRLSGEEAPVLVQDTLKWTQTALVKLPVVSADAKRLKAVIKEDLKALCTRYKKDACC is encoded by the coding sequence ATGCGTGATTTTCTCAACATAACCAAGGCGCTCGCAGACGAATCGCGGGTGCGGGTCCTCATGTTTCTACGGAGCGGCGAACTCTGCGTATGCCAGATTATCGAGATGCTTGGGTTGGCCCCGTCGACGGTTTCCAAGCATATGGCGATTCTCGTACAGGCAGGCCTGGTCGAGCGCAGAAAGAACGGGAAATGGCACTACTACCGTCTGTCGGGCGAAGAAGCGCCCGTACTCGTTCAAGACACGCTGAAATGGACGCAGACAGCGCTGGTCAAGCTCCCCGTTGTCTCCGCGGACGCCAAGCGCCTGAAGGCGGTGATAAAGGAAGATCTCAAGGCTTTGTGCACGCGTTATAAGAAGGATGCTTGCTGCTGA
- a CDS encoding arsenate reductase ArsC → MSEATKILFLCTGNSCRSQMAEGWAKHLRTGAIEAHSAGIETHGLDPIAMKVMAEAGVDISHHRSKHINEVKETPFDYVVTVCSHAHENCPFFPGKSKVVHVGFDDPPALAKNAATEEDALNIYRRVRDEIRGFVESLPESLPAK, encoded by the coding sequence ATGTCGGAAGCCACGAAGATTCTTTTCCTTTGCACCGGAAATTCGTGCCGCAGCCAGATGGCCGAAGGCTGGGCAAAGCATCTCAGGACCGGAGCAATAGAAGCACACTCTGCAGGAATCGAGACACATGGTCTCGACCCAATTGCCATGAAAGTGATGGCCGAGGCCGGTGTCGACATCTCGCACCACCGTTCAAAGCACATCAACGAGGTCAAGGAGACTCCATTTGACTACGTCGTGACCGTGTGCAGCCATGCGCACGAGAACTGCCCGTTCTTCCCCGGCAAGAGCAAAGTGGTTCATGTCGGTTTCGATGACCCGCCTGCACTGGCCAAGAACGCGGCGACGGAAGAGGATGCCTTGAACATCTATCGCAGGGTGCGCGATGAGATACGAGGGTTCGTCGAAAGCCTACCGGAGTCTCTGCCGGCGAAATGA
- a CDS encoding DUF2703 domain-containing protein: MERKMKRYIGMIVCIGLLTGCAEFRANDSSEKETMKVLKIRWQRLVDESGKTCDRCGLTETAVGNAVGKLKRSLKELGINVIFEKEALSPAMFLKGPLESNRIWIGEEPLEKWLSAESGQSVCGSACGGSQCRTVTVDGKTYEAIPAELIVKAGLLAGAQLLTGESGAACCPTGRTPQGNPACSPSSQCGESSGNDADNWEKSVLPHLKYFER, encoded by the coding sequence ATGGAAAGAAAGATGAAACGATACATCGGAATGATCGTTTGCATCGGACTGCTGACCGGTTGCGCGGAGTTTCGGGCGAACGACTCGAGCGAAAAGGAAACGATGAAAGTACTGAAGATTCGTTGGCAGCGCCTCGTGGACGAAAGCGGCAAAACCTGTGATCGCTGTGGTTTGACCGAAACAGCGGTAGGGAACGCAGTCGGGAAGCTCAAGCGCTCCCTCAAAGAACTCGGCATAAATGTCATCTTCGAGAAAGAGGCACTCAGTCCTGCCATGTTCCTCAAAGGGCCGCTCGAATCAAATCGCATTTGGATCGGTGAAGAGCCGCTCGAGAAGTGGCTTTCGGCCGAGAGTGGCCAGAGCGTGTGCGGTTCTGCTTGCGGAGGCTCACAATGCAGAACGGTAACGGTTGATGGCAAAACTTATGAAGCTATTCCTGCCGAACTCATCGTCAAAGCGGGGCTCCTTGCGGGTGCGCAGTTGCTCACTGGAGAGTCAGGTGCTGCTTGCTGTCCAACTGGAAGAACGCCACAAGGAAATCCTGCCTGTTCTCCATCTTCTCAGTGTGGCGAGAGCAGCGGAAACGATGCGGATAATTGGGAGAAGTCGGTTCTGCCGCACCTAAAGTACTTTGAAAGATAG